One window from the genome of Cryptomeria japonica chromosome 6, Sugi_1.0, whole genome shotgun sequence encodes:
- the LOC131037338 gene encoding protein OXIDATIVE STRESS 3 isoform X1 gives MDASSPMNPPNSHGTMDESSDSDSSLISFSSCASDDIDDSFSSTSSDGPLYEMDSLRANLPFKRGLSKFFAGKSQSFTSLSEVKCLNDLVKPENPYKKKMKSSHSYGGLLNCQSYPPQNASRCIKKKPHKGNSTSPNKGSLIPNNRPPVTPLRNR, from the exons ATGGATGCTTCGTCCCCAATGAATCCACCAAACAGCCATGGGACCATGGATGAATCCTCTGATTCGGACTCCtctttgatttccttttcttcatgcGCCTCTGATGACATTGATGACTCCTTTTCCTCCACCTCTTCTGATGGGCCTCTCTATGAAATGGATTCTCTCAGAGCCAACCTTCCTTTCAA GAGGGGGCTGTCCAAGTTTTTCGCCGGGAAATCTCAGTCGTTTACATCTTTATCAGAGGTGAAATGTTTGAATGATCTAGTGAAGCCCGAAAATCCCtacaaaaagaagatgaagagttccCATAGTTATGGTGGTCTCCTCAATTGCCAGTCTTACCCACCCCAGAACGCATCCCGATGCATTAAAAAGAAGCCTCACAAGGGCAATTCCACATCCCCTAATAAGGGCAGTTTGATTCCCAATAACAGGCCCCCTGTTACTCCTCTGAGGAACAGATAA
- the LOC131037338 gene encoding uncharacterized protein LOC131037338 isoform X2: MDASSPMNPPNSHGTMDESSDSDSSLISFSSCASDDIDDSFSSTSSDGPLYEMDSLRANLPFNCKFLLDCWPTGESVVEVLPLEGAVQVFRREISVVYIFIRGEMFE; the protein is encoded by the exons ATGGATGCTTCGTCCCCAATGAATCCACCAAACAGCCATGGGACCATGGATGAATCCTCTGATTCGGACTCCtctttgatttccttttcttcatgcGCCTCTGATGACATTGATGACTCCTTTTCCTCCACCTCTTCTGATGGGCCTCTCTATGAAATGGATTCTCTCAGAGCCAACCTTCCTTTCAA CTGCAAATTCCTGTTGGATTGTTGGCCGACGGGCGAGTCGGTAGTTGAGGTGTTGCCTTTG GAGGGGGCTGTCCAAGTTTTTCGCCGGGAAATCTCAGTCGTTTACATCTTTATCAGAGGTGAAATGTTTGAATGA
- the LOC131037338 gene encoding uncharacterized protein LOC131037338 isoform X3: MDASSPMNPPNSHGTMDESSDSDSSLISFSSCASDDIDDSFSSTSSDGPLYEMDSLRANLPFNCKFLLDCWPTGESVVEVLPLVSYGGGCPSFSPGNLSRLHLYQR; this comes from the exons ATGGATGCTTCGTCCCCAATGAATCCACCAAACAGCCATGGGACCATGGATGAATCCTCTGATTCGGACTCCtctttgatttccttttcttcatgcGCCTCTGATGACATTGATGACTCCTTTTCCTCCACCTCTTCTGATGGGCCTCTCTATGAAATGGATTCTCTCAGAGCCAACCTTCCTTTCAA CTGCAAATTCCTGTTGGATTGTTGGCCGACGGGCGAGTCGGTAGTTGAGGTGTTGCCTTTGGTGAGCTACG GAGGGGGCTGTCCAAGTTTTTCGCCGGGAAATCTCAGTCGTTTACATCTTTATCAGAGGTGA